One segment of Brassica napus cultivar Da-Ae chromosome C3, Da-Ae, whole genome shotgun sequence DNA contains the following:
- the LOC106386629 gene encoding 50S ribosomal protein L33-like, with the protein MGDKRKKTFMFIRLVSAAGTGFFYVKRKSSKGLLEKLEFRKYDPRVNRHVLFTEQKMK; encoded by the coding sequence ATGGGagacaagaggaagaagacgttCATGTTCATCCGTCTAGTCTCAGCAGCTGGAACTGGATTCTTCTATGTCAAGAGGAAGAGTAGCAAGGGCCTTCTCGAGAAGCTCGAGTTCCGCAAGTACGATCCTCGTGTCAATCGCCATGTCCTCTTCACTGAGCAGAAGATGAAGTGA
- the LOC106386630 gene encoding NADH dehydrogenase [ubiquinone] 1 alpha subcomplex subunit 8-B → MSSAVDATGNPIPTSAVLTASAKHIGLRCMPENVAFLKCKKNDPNPEKCLDKGRDVTRCVLGLLKDLHQKCQKEMDDYVGCMYYYTNEFDLCRKEQEAFEKVCPLK, encoded by the exons ATGTCGAGTGCGGTGGACGCGACGGGTAACCCGATCCCTACTTCCGCGGTGTTGACTGCGTCGGCGAAGCATATAGGTTTAAGATGTATGCCGGAGAACGTCGCCTTCCTCAAGTGCAAGAAGAATGATCCTAACCCCGAGAAGTGTCTCGACAAGGGTCGTGACGTCACTCGCTGCGTGCTTGGCTT GTTGAAGGATCTACACCAGAAGTGCCAAAAGGAGATGGATGACTATGTGGGGTGTATGTATTACTACACAAACGAGTTTGATCTGTGTAGGAAAGAGCAAGAAGCCTTCGAGAAAGTGTGT